The following proteins are encoded in a genomic region of Streptomyces sp. SLBN-31:
- a CDS encoding ABC transporter ATP-binding protein, with product MTRRYAELVALDAVDLRIESGTAVALTGPSGSGKSTVLHLLGGMDRPSEGTVEVDGDALTPRRLDAHRRRVGFVFQRFHLLPALTVLDNVLAPVLPRRVDFDRHERATEVLEAVGLAQRADALPSELSGGQQQRVAIARALINRPGLLLADEPTGNLDSTTGRDIVELLLSLRERYGTTLLVATHDVEVAANCDRIVRLYDGRIVADDRVTPDGDVLGRLGGLRP from the coding sequence GTGACGCGCCGATATGCGGAACTGGTCGCACTTGATGCCGTCGACCTGCGCATCGAGTCGGGGACCGCCGTGGCGCTGACCGGCCCCTCGGGGTCGGGGAAGTCCACGGTGCTGCATCTGCTGGGCGGGATGGACCGGCCCAGTGAGGGGACGGTCGAGGTCGACGGCGACGCGCTCACGCCACGGCGGCTGGACGCGCACCGCCGACGGGTCGGTTTCGTCTTCCAGCGCTTTCATCTGCTGCCGGCTCTGACCGTGCTGGACAACGTCCTGGCGCCGGTGCTGCCCCGCCGGGTGGACTTCGACCGGCACGAACGCGCGACGGAGGTGCTGGAGGCCGTCGGCCTCGCGCAGCGTGCGGACGCACTGCCGTCGGAGTTGTCCGGAGGTCAGCAGCAACGGGTCGCGATCGCACGGGCGTTGATCAACCGGCCCGGGCTGCTGCTGGCCGACGAGCCGACCGGGAACCTGGACAGTACGACCGGGCGGGACATAGTCGAGTTGCTGCTCTCACTGCGCGAGCGCTACGGCACGACCCTGCTGGTCGCCACGCACGACGTCGAGGTCGCCGCCAACTGCGACCGTATCGTGCGGCTTTACGACGGCCGGATCGTGGCCGACGACCGGGTGACGCCGGACGGCGACGTCCTCGGCCGTCTCGGAGGCCTGCGCCCGTGA
- a CDS encoding ABC transporter permease, with product MILSQLRRRRGRALALALGILVAATGFTLLTSAVTTSRARTTGVVRHNARSAYDILVRPSAAQTSLERQRGLVQANFLSGVFGGITLDQYRRIEKLPGLDVAAPIANIGYLMVDGRLRLDVSRFLDSKAPAQLLRLKPTVKAGLGSYPVADQYVYLTRNPITVRNDLMAETGMTGLEQEKAAGRTYWVCWYYNSDKSDTAKGADGTRLTPQADPGYNPVPTSAFDLDARSRMTCRSGEGKAAAEIPVAFPVLLSAVAPDAEDRLVGLGDTVTAGRMLTSKDRPVWGPDPFDSGPAASRQHDYQVPVMLSSHALTSTTLTAKVQRLNAGDPTKLPGRLGSPAAHRFVTALRGKTVGTVGADLDKAFRSVDQAGNFDTGGYWTVGPVAYGTSANGLVARTRPQQPAGVWKNNLQGTSALLSDVPEENAGTQYRTVVGHASTNCGGHKTCSGEDGGRAPIPVIHLVGRYDTTRLHGFSALSAVPLETYRSPQVTGADAATRSALGDRPLHPDRNLGGYLSPPPTLLTTLDSIAAFTKSRHTPTAQERAPVSAIRIRVAGVTGVDSASRARVNAVAARIHDTFPHLRVDVTVGSSPAPQTVALAAGLQVRENWTAKGVALRILRAVDTKSAVLFALVLVVCGLFLTQAALASVRSRRTEIGTLRCTGWSAGEVLRLILGELAVVGLGAGATGVLLAYVLGALLGLSHSFAKAALVLPVALLLALAAGLIPAWRATRISPLDAVTAPVAPARRSVPVRSVAGLAQRDLLRARGRTVLGAAGLALAVAAFTVLLSVTFAFRGEVAGSLLGNAVVAQARTADYLSVILTLLLGAAGAVDVLVMSQRERATDLAVLRATGWTTRELARLTLYEGLGLALLGSLTGAAAGLATVLALGEGVLSGHLLPVAAAAATAVLVSTGLVCAALTVPIRTLTRIAPLRVLTAD from the coding sequence ATGATCCTTTCCCAGCTGCGGCGCCGACGCGGGCGGGCCCTCGCTCTGGCCCTGGGCATTCTCGTCGCGGCCACCGGCTTCACCCTGCTGACCTCCGCCGTCACCACGAGCCGCGCCCGGACCACCGGAGTGGTCCGGCACAACGCCCGTTCCGCGTACGACATTCTGGTCCGCCCGTCCGCCGCGCAGACCTCCCTGGAGCGTCAACGGGGCCTGGTGCAGGCCAACTTCCTGTCCGGCGTGTTCGGCGGTATCACCCTCGACCAGTACCGGCGCATCGAGAAGCTGCCGGGACTCGACGTCGCCGCCCCCATCGCCAACATCGGCTATCTGATGGTGGACGGCCGCCTGCGCCTCGACGTCTCGCGCTTCCTCGACTCCAAGGCCCCCGCCCAACTGCTGCGCCTGAAGCCGACGGTGAAGGCCGGCCTCGGCAGCTATCCGGTCGCCGACCAGTACGTCTACCTCACCCGCAACCCGATCACGGTCCGCAACGATCTCATGGCCGAAACGGGAATGACCGGCCTGGAACAGGAGAAGGCGGCCGGACGGACGTACTGGGTGTGCTGGTATTACAACAGCGACAAATCCGATACGGCGAAGGGCGCCGACGGCACGAGGCTGACACCCCAGGCCGACCCCGGGTACAACCCGGTACCGACGTCGGCGTTCGACCTCGACGCACGATCGCGGATGACCTGCCGCTCGGGAGAGGGCAAGGCCGCGGCGGAGATCCCGGTCGCCTTCCCGGTACTGTTGTCCGCCGTCGCCCCGGATGCCGAAGACCGGCTGGTCGGTCTCGGTGACACGGTCACCGCCGGCCGGATGCTCACCTCGAAGGACCGGCCGGTGTGGGGCCCCGACCCCTTCGACAGCGGCCCGGCGGCCAGCCGCCAGCATGACTACCAGGTGCCGGTGATGCTCAGCAGCCACGCCCTGACCTCCACCACCCTGACGGCGAAAGTGCAGCGCCTCAACGCAGGTGATCCCACGAAGTTGCCCGGCAGGCTCGGCAGCCCGGCGGCCCACCGGTTCGTCACCGCACTGCGGGGCAAGACCGTCGGCACCGTCGGCGCCGACCTCGACAAGGCCTTCCGCTCCGTCGATCAGGCCGGCAACTTCGACACCGGCGGCTACTGGACCGTCGGACCGGTCGCCTACGGCACCTCCGCCAACGGCCTGGTCGCGCGGACCCGCCCGCAACAGCCCGCCGGCGTCTGGAAGAACAACCTCCAAGGAACCTCGGCGCTGCTGTCCGACGTGCCCGAAGAAAACGCCGGCACGCAGTACCGCACGGTCGTCGGCCATGCCTCCACGAACTGCGGGGGACACAAGACCTGCAGCGGCGAGGACGGCGGCCGCGCCCCGATCCCGGTCATCCACCTGGTCGGCCGCTACGACACCACCCGGCTGCACGGCTTTTCCGCACTCTCCGCCGTGCCGCTGGAGACCTACCGCTCCCCACAGGTCACCGGCGCCGACGCGGCCACCCGGTCCGCGCTCGGCGACCGACCGCTGCACCCCGACCGCAACCTGGGCGGCTACCTCAGTCCACCGCCCACCCTGCTCACCACCCTCGACTCGATCGCCGCGTTCACCAAGAGCCGCCACACTCCCACCGCCCAGGAAAGGGCGCCCGTCAGCGCCATCCGTATCCGGGTGGCCGGAGTGACGGGCGTCGACTCCGCGTCCCGGGCCCGGGTGAACGCCGTGGCCGCACGCATCCATGACACGTTCCCGCACCTCCGCGTCGACGTCACCGTGGGCAGCTCCCCGGCACCGCAGACCGTCGCACTCGCCGCCGGGCTCCAGGTCCGGGAGAACTGGACCGCCAAGGGCGTGGCCCTGCGCATCCTGCGGGCCGTCGACACCAAGAGCGCCGTGCTGTTCGCGCTCGTGCTGGTGGTCTGCGGGCTGTTCCTCACCCAGGCAGCCCTGGCCAGCGTCCGCTCCCGCCGCACCGAGATCGGCACCCTGCGCTGTACCGGGTGGAGCGCGGGGGAAGTCCTGCGCCTGATCCTCGGCGAACTCGCCGTGGTCGGCCTGGGCGCGGGCGCGACGGGCGTGCTCCTCGCCTACGTCCTGGGCGCCCTGCTCGGGCTCTCCCACTCCTTCGCGAAGGCGGCCCTGGTACTGCCGGTCGCCCTGCTCCTCGCACTGGCGGCAGGCCTCATCCCGGCGTGGCGGGCGACCCGGATCAGCCCCCTGGACGCCGTCACCGCCCCGGTGGCGCCGGCCCGCCGCTCCGTCCCCGTGCGCTCGGTCGCCGGCCTCGCCCAGCGCGACCTGCTGCGGGCGCGCGGCCGTACCGTGCTCGGCGCGGCCGGACTCGCCCTGGCGGTGGCGGCGTTCACCGTGCTGCTCTCGGTCACCTTCGCCTTCCGAGGTGAAGTCGCAGGTTCCCTGCTGGGCAACGCGGTCGTGGCCCAGGCACGCACCGCCGACTACCTGAGTGTCATCCTGACCCTGCTGCTCGGCGCGGCCGGCGCGGTGGACGTCCTGGTCATGTCCCAGCGAGAACGGGCAACGGACCTCGCCGTCCTGCGCGCCACCGGCTGGACGACACGCGAACTGGCCCGGCTGACCCTCTACGAGGGCCTCGGCCTGGCCCTGCTCGGCAGCCTCACCGGCGCCGCAGCCGGCCTGGCCACCGTCCTCGCACTCGGCGAAGGAGTCCTTTCAGGACACCTGTTGCCGGTCGCCGCAGCCGCGGCGACAGCCGTCCTCGTCTCGACCGGCCTGGTCTGCGCGGCACTGACCGTCCCGATCCGCACGCTGACCCGGATCGCGCCCCTGCGGGTCCTCACCGCGGACTGA
- the lexA gene encoding transcriptional repressor LexA, translating to MDDSTTPRRGRPPGRRAGEGELTDRQAAIVRYITQTVAERGYPPSMREIGQAVHLASSSSVAHQLLALERKGVLYRDPHTARAYQVRPPWAPADDESTTDVGAVEVPLVGRIAAGAPLLANEIIEDVYALPRQITGGHSDVFALTVSGDSMIDAAICDGDIVTVQRTDSADHGDIVAALLDDEATVKVLRRQDGQVWLMPRNPAYEPIPGDAARILGKVVGVLRVL from the coding sequence ATGGACGACAGTACGACCCCGCGCCGGGGCCGACCCCCGGGCCGGCGGGCCGGCGAGGGAGAGCTGACGGACCGCCAGGCGGCCATCGTCCGCTACATCACACAGACGGTCGCCGAGCGGGGCTACCCGCCGTCGATGAGAGAGATCGGCCAAGCCGTCCATCTCGCCAGCAGTTCCTCGGTCGCCCACCAACTGCTGGCCTTGGAACGCAAGGGCGTCCTCTACCGCGACCCGCACACCGCCCGCGCCTACCAAGTGCGCCCCCCATGGGCACCCGCCGACGACGAGAGCACAACGGACGTCGGCGCCGTCGAGGTACCGCTCGTCGGTCGGATCGCCGCCGGCGCCCCACTGCTCGCCAACGAGATCATCGAGGACGTGTACGCCCTGCCCCGCCAGATCACCGGCGGCCACAGCGACGTCTTCGCCCTCACCGTCTCCGGCGACTCCATGATCGACGCGGCGATCTGCGACGGAGACATCGTCACCGTCCAGCGCACGGACAGCGCCGATCACGGCGACATCGTCGCCGCGCTCCTGGACGACGAGGCCACCGTCAAGGTGCTGCGCCGACAGGACGGGCAAGTGTGGCTGATGCCGCGCAACCCCGCCTACGAGCCCATCCCGGGCGACGCCGCCCGTATTCTCGGCAAGGTCGTCGGCGTCCTGCGCGTGCTGTGA
- a CDS encoding cellulose binding domain-containing protein, translating to MITTPLARRTGRRLLVLAVFGVLLLASSLLYGVSSPSAAATPSAAPAGGAALADPSGYTGNATHFDGLGSPYGGCGVPQADLESRNFVALNVWNTPGHYAGQPTPRPIPAGDADSMGLFDNGHNCGRWVRVTIGDYCTGTNDGAAGQAFCRNGNWTSDKYNGATLDMLVADSCGDTNAWCRDDPYHLDLATQSLNSFQLGGRPVADMYPDRWNNRHVSWSFIPAPGYSGDISIGFVQNAATWWPTIDVTHLPNGIHGVEFYDGSAWVSAGMVSDLGQQYTIGPNSSGGSSYTIRVRDADGKLVQGGRTYSFAIPRSCASGCNQPYTSVSYTTSDGGGGSLDAPTNLAVTATTAGSVSLSWSASSGATGYDVHRDGQLVGNTTGTSFTDSGLSASTSYTYTVNAHDSSGNTSAASNSVSATTQSSTGGGGGGTDSGCTATTKLVNSWPGGFTAEVTLTNTGTSTSKGWQVGWTWPGSQKVTTAWSTKLTQSGSSVAASNVDYNSTVPPSGRTTFGFNATGDSSGLPGNPVCTLN from the coding sequence GTGATCACCACCCCTCTCGCACGACGCACCGGCCGGCGATTACTCGTCCTGGCGGTGTTCGGCGTACTGCTGCTCGCCTCGTCATTGCTGTACGGCGTGTCGTCACCGTCCGCCGCCGCGACGCCGTCCGCCGCACCGGCCGGCGGAGCGGCCCTTGCGGACCCATCGGGCTACACCGGCAACGCCACCCACTTCGACGGCCTCGGATCCCCGTACGGCGGGTGCGGAGTCCCGCAGGCCGATCTGGAGTCACGGAACTTCGTCGCGCTCAACGTGTGGAACACACCGGGTCACTACGCCGGGCAGCCCACCCCGCGTCCGATCCCGGCCGGCGACGCCGACAGCATGGGATTGTTCGACAACGGCCACAACTGTGGCCGCTGGGTCCGGGTGACGATCGGTGACTACTGCACCGGCACCAACGACGGCGCGGCCGGCCAGGCGTTCTGCCGCAACGGGAACTGGACGTCGGACAAGTACAACGGCGCGACCCTGGACATGCTGGTCGCCGACAGCTGCGGCGATACCAACGCGTGGTGCCGGGACGACCCGTACCACCTGGACCTGGCCACACAGTCACTGAACAGTTTCCAACTCGGCGGCAGGCCGGTGGCGGACATGTACCCCGACCGCTGGAACAACCGGCACGTCTCCTGGTCGTTCATCCCCGCACCCGGCTACTCCGGCGACATCTCGATCGGCTTCGTCCAGAACGCGGCGACGTGGTGGCCCACCATCGACGTCACGCACCTGCCCAACGGCATCCACGGTGTGGAGTTCTACGACGGCAGTGCGTGGGTGTCGGCCGGTATGGTCAGCGACCTGGGACAGCAGTACACGATCGGCCCGAACTCCTCGGGCGGATCGAGCTACACCATCCGGGTCCGTGACGCGGACGGCAAGCTCGTGCAAGGCGGGCGGACGTACAGCTTCGCCATACCGCGCTCCTGCGCTTCCGGTTGTAACCAGCCGTACACCAGTGTCAGTTACACCACGAGCGACGGCGGAGGCGGGTCACTGGACGCGCCGACGAACCTCGCGGTGACCGCCACCACTGCCGGCAGCGTCTCGCTGTCCTGGAGCGCCTCGTCCGGCGCCACCGGTTACGACGTCCACCGCGACGGGCAACTGGTGGGCAACACCACCGGCACGTCCTTCACCGACAGCGGTCTGTCCGCCTCGACGTCGTACACCTACACGGTCAACGCCCACGACAGCTCGGGGAACACATCAGCCGCATCGAACAGCGTTTCGGCGACCACCCAGAGCTCGACGGGCGGCGGAGGGGGCGGAACCGACTCCGGCTGCACCGCCACCACCAAGCTGGTCAACTCCTGGCCCGGCGGCTTCACCGCCGAGGTGACGCTCACCAACACCGGCACCTCCACCAGCAAGGGATGGCAGGTCGGGTGGACCTGGCCCGGCAGCCAGAAGGTGACGACCGCCTGGAGCACCAAGCTGACGCAGTCGGGTTCCTCGGTCGCAGCCTCGAACGTCGACTACAACAGCACCGTCCCGCCCTCGGGCCGGACGACGTTCGGCTTCAACGCCACCGGAGACTCCTCCGGCCTGCCCGGCAACCCGGTCTGCACACTCAACTGA
- a CDS encoding epoxide hydrolase family protein, which translates to MAGSEHAPPAVELGVLDDLRSRLRAYRRLDLPRGTGWERGTDADYLSELVRYWADSYDWQKHEARIRSLPWVLTGNGGTPLRSIHLRSAHPEAVTVLLLHGWPDSTLRFDKVLPLLSDLHLVVPALPGFPFAAPIVQKGMSAPAMAEAISEAMAELGYDRYVISAGDVGCDVAEAIAASHPERVMALHLTDVSQYHFLIDPPEDLSEAERAYASYGRRWQATEGGYMHEQSTKPHTLAVGLGDSPAGLAAWLVEKLRTWTDCDGDVEAVFARDQLLTWITAYWVSGAIGTSFTPYAESGPKPVGRIDVPTAFTIFHKDLVNAPREFACRFFDVRSWTEYAIGGHFAAWECPDEYAAGVRAAVNLASPSA; encoded by the coding sequence ATGGCCGGCTCTGAACACGCTCCCCCCGCCGTCGAATTGGGAGTTCTCGACGACCTGCGCTCGAGGCTTCGGGCCTACCGACGCCTGGACCTCCCCCGCGGTACCGGCTGGGAACGCGGGACAGACGCCGACTACCTCTCGGAACTGGTCCGTTACTGGGCAGATTCCTACGACTGGCAAAAACATGAGGCAAGGATCCGAAGCCTGCCGTGGGTCCTCACAGGAAACGGCGGCACGCCCCTGCGCAGCATTCATCTGCGCTCAGCACATCCTGAAGCGGTCACCGTTCTGTTGCTTCACGGCTGGCCCGACTCCACCCTGCGATTCGACAAGGTTCTCCCGCTGCTGTCGGACCTGCATCTGGTTGTCCCCGCGCTGCCCGGCTTTCCCTTCGCCGCACCCATCGTGCAAAAGGGGATGTCGGCACCAGCGATGGCCGAAGCCATCTCCGAGGCGATGGCTGAACTCGGCTACGACCGATACGTCATCTCCGCCGGAGACGTGGGCTGCGACGTCGCCGAAGCAATTGCCGCGTCACATCCCGAACGGGTCATGGCCCTGCACCTGACCGATGTCTCGCAGTACCACTTCCTCATCGATCCACCGGAGGATCTCTCCGAAGCGGAGCGTGCCTACGCCAGTTACGGCCGTCGATGGCAGGCGACCGAGGGCGGCTACATGCACGAGCAGTCGACCAAGCCGCACACGCTGGCCGTCGGCCTCGGAGACTCTCCCGCCGGACTCGCCGCGTGGCTTGTGGAGAAGCTACGGACTTGGACCGACTGTGACGGTGACGTCGAGGCCGTCTTCGCCCGGGACCAGTTGCTCACCTGGATCACCGCGTACTGGGTCAGCGGTGCAATCGGCACGTCCTTCACTCCGTACGCGGAGAGCGGTCCGAAACCCGTGGGTCGCATTGACGTGCCCACAGCCTTCACGATCTTTCACAAAGACCTCGTCAACGCCCCGCGTGAGTTCGCCTGCCGCTTCTTCGATGTCCGATCCTGGACGGAATACGCGATCGGCGGGCACTTCGCAGCGTGGGAGTGCCCGGACGAGTACGCGGCGGGAGTACGCGCAGCCGTGAACCTCGCTTCCCCGTCGGCGTAG
- a CDS encoding transposase: MAHRVRRRGRPRGLLGQVEGRTGADVLAWLSTTPRTWRKNITHVAIDMAATYRAAIRTGLPDAIVVVDHFHVVQLANINAVHGQAPHHRRDPRPTRTGQLPGLEGQTTSPPQREDLTDEQFARMWNPLLDEGQIGQTLLTAWIAKESLRNLLALASTGADRHQVGHARRKFLTWCADSDIPEVVRLAVTVVRWWSEIAVFLDTGHSNAKSEGINRAIKLVARNAFGFRNAEDLRLRTRSVTTRRARGHLRTAQL, encoded by the coding sequence GTGGCACACCGGGTTCGTCGACGCGGCCGGCCACGCGGGCTGCTCGGCCAGGTCGAGGGCCGCACCGGCGCCGACGTCCTGGCCTGGCTGTCCACCACACCGCGGACCTGGCGCAAGAACATCACCCACGTCGCCATCGACATGGCGGCCACTTACCGCGCCGCGATCCGCACCGGCCTGCCCGATGCCATCGTCGTGGTCGACCACTTCCACGTCGTCCAGCTCGCCAACATAAATGCCGTCCATGGTCAGGCGCCGCACCACCGCCGAGACCCGCGGCCGACGCGGACAGGCCAGTTACCCGGATTGGAAGGCCAGACGACGTCTCCTCCGCAACGCGAGGACCTCACCGATGAGCAGTTCGCGAGGATGTGGAACCCGCTGCTGGACGAGGGGCAGATCGGGCAGACGCTGCTGACCGCGTGGATCGCGAAGGAGAGCCTGCGCAATCTCCTCGCCCTGGCCAGCACCGGCGCCGACCGGCACCAAGTCGGCCATGCCCGACGGAAGTTCCTCACCTGGTGCGCGGACTCGGATATCCCCGAGGTCGTCCGGCTGGCCGTGACCGTGGTCCGGTGGTGGTCGGAGATCGCCGTGTTCCTCGACACCGGCCACAGCAACGCCAAGAGCGAGGGCATCAACCGCGCGATCAAGCTCGTCGCCCGCAACGCCTTCGGCTTCCGCAACGCAGAGGACCTACGCCTACGCACACGCTCCGTCACCACCCGCCGAGCCCGCGGACACCTCCGCACCGCTCAACTTTGA
- a CDS encoding helix-turn-helix domain-containing protein gives MCPRKSFTESVVQIPAGARITTRLRQAAGRRVRDAGSTVIRAARDLHLSWPTVMRAFRTSAREVVDVPLPEVKVLGVDETRRGRTKWSRTPTAASGA, from the coding sequence ATGTGCCCGAGGAAGTCGTTTACCGAGAGCGTCGTCCAGATACCGGCCGGGGCGCGGATCACCACCCGGCTGCGCCAGGCAGCCGGGCGCCGGGTGCGCGATGCCGGCTCCACTGTCATCCGGGCCGCTCGCGACCTGCACCTGTCCTGGCCGACGGTGATGAGGGCCTTCCGTACATCGGCGCGCGAGGTCGTCGACGTCCCGCTGCCCGAGGTGAAGGTGCTGGGCGTCGACGAGACCCGGCGGGGCAGGACGAAGTGGAGCAGGACCCCGACAGCGGCAAGTGGCGCCTGA
- a CDS encoding transposase family protein → MPNEATLLLDLDGVSVIRVERLEDGTRRVHPATAEEAARACPECGAFARKAKGTTRTRPRGLPYGERGLVLLWHKRRW, encoded by the coding sequence TTGCCCAACGAAGCGACGTTGCTGCTCGACCTCGACGGGGTGTCCGTCATACGGGTCGAGCGGCTTGAGGACGGCACCCGCCGGGTGCATCCGGCCACGGCGGAGGAAGCGGCTCGTGCCTGCCCGGAGTGCGGCGCCTTCGCCCGGAAGGCGAAGGGCACGACCCGGACCCGTCCTCGGGGTCTTCCCTACGGGGAGCGCGGGCTGGTGCTGTTGTGGCACAAGCGCCGCTGGTGA
- a CDS encoding proline dehydrogenase family protein, whose product MTTQTPATNAALSSQAAQVLRGLALDEELKWRVPGDPVLGPLARKVAQRYVAGETLPDALDRAQQVLAAGHRVNVEYMGESCRDPQRATEETDTFLSAARLLPPGCSISLDLSHIGLAVDAELALANASRIAQATADTGREMVISAEGSDRTDEVLALHRKLRERFDHVGITVQARLYRTADDLPELLSRPGRIRLVKGAFLEPEAIAHRREAPALTAAYLAYAQQLADSGHLCSFATHDWDLINRVDQHLGGKGTDSDPWEFETLLGLGSDRLQAMAERGHPTREYIVFGTEWWLYVCNRIAEDPQRLLQALVDAAA is encoded by the coding sequence ATGACCACGCAGACCCCCGCCACCAACGCTGCCCTCTCGTCACAGGCTGCCCAAGTCCTGCGTGGGCTCGCACTCGACGAGGAGCTGAAGTGGCGCGTCCCAGGCGACCCGGTCCTCGGCCCTCTGGCCCGCAAAGTTGCGCAGCGGTACGTGGCCGGTGAAACCCTGCCCGACGCTCTGGATCGGGCGCAGCAGGTCCTGGCCGCCGGCCACCGCGTGAACGTGGAGTACATGGGCGAGAGCTGCCGCGACCCGCAGCGAGCCACGGAAGAGACCGACACGTTCCTCTCCGCGGCCCGTCTGCTGCCACCCGGGTGCTCGATCTCCCTCGACCTGTCCCACATCGGCCTCGCCGTCGATGCGGAGCTTGCCCTTGCCAACGCCTCCCGCATCGCCCAGGCCACCGCCGACACCGGGCGGGAGATGGTGATCTCGGCTGAAGGCTCCGACCGGACCGACGAGGTTCTTGCCCTGCACCGCAAGCTGCGCGAGCGGTTCGACCATGTGGGCATCACCGTCCAGGCACGCCTGTATCGCACCGCAGACGACCTGCCGGAGCTGCTTTCGCGTCCCGGCCGCATCCGCCTGGTCAAGGGCGCCTTCCTCGAACCTGAGGCCATCGCCCACCGGCGCGAGGCCCCGGCCCTGACCGCCGCCTATCTTGCGTATGCGCAACAGTTGGCCGACTCGGGCCATCTGTGCTCCTTCGCCACCCACGACTGGGATCTGATCAACCGCGTTGACCAGCACCTCGGAGGGAAGGGCACCGATTCCGATCCTTGGGAGTTCGAGACCCTCCTCGGCCTCGGGTCCGACCGCCTCCAAGCCATGGCCGAGCGCGGCCACCCCACCCGGGAGTACATCGTCTTCGGCACGGAATGGTGGCTCTACGTCTGCAACCGCATCGCCGAAGACCCCCAGCGCCTGCTCCAAGCCCTCGTCGACGCGGCCGCATGA
- a CDS encoding GlxA family transcriptional regulator, with the protein MLHDVAVLALQGAHAFELGVFCEVFGIDRSDDALPAYDFALVSATGDSVPTRHGFEVRARHGLERLASADLICVPAYDLNVRQPDHLTEELRAAVKRGARVLSICTGAFLLGEAGLLDERRCTTHWRYTDELARRHPRARVESDVLYVDEDPVITGAGTAAGVDTCLHLIRKEHGSDVANAIARRMVTPPHRDGGQHQYRQRPLPREGTGSLAPVLAWVEAHLDQDLTVEAMAYRAHISPRTFARRFRQETGTTPLQWLTGQRVLLAQHHLETTDDPVTAIAHRTGFGTVDNLRHHFARHLGTTPQAYRRAFRALPTSRRSAPLTASQRPRSTD; encoded by the coding sequence GTGCTTCACGACGTCGCCGTCCTTGCCCTCCAGGGTGCCCACGCGTTCGAGCTGGGCGTGTTCTGCGAGGTCTTCGGGATCGATCGCAGCGACGACGCGCTGCCCGCGTACGACTTCGCTCTTGTCTCGGCCACCGGCGACAGCGTGCCGACCCGCCACGGCTTCGAGGTGCGGGCCCGGCACGGGCTGGAGCGGCTGGCCTCGGCGGACCTCATCTGCGTCCCGGCCTACGACCTCAATGTGCGCCAGCCGGACCACCTGACCGAGGAACTGCGGGCTGCTGTGAAGCGTGGCGCTCGGGTCCTGAGCATCTGCACCGGGGCCTTCCTCCTGGGCGAGGCCGGGCTGCTCGACGAGCGACGCTGTACCACGCACTGGCGCTACACCGACGAACTCGCTCGCCGCCACCCGCGTGCCCGGGTCGAGTCGGACGTGCTCTACGTCGACGAGGACCCGGTCATCACCGGCGCCGGCACCGCCGCTGGCGTCGACACCTGCCTCCACCTCATCCGCAAGGAGCACGGCAGCGACGTCGCCAACGCAATCGCCCGCCGCATGGTCACACCCCCGCACCGCGACGGCGGCCAGCACCAGTACCGCCAACGCCCCCTGCCCCGGGAGGGGACCGGGTCCCTCGCCCCTGTCCTGGCCTGGGTGGAAGCCCACCTCGACCAGGACCTGACCGTCGAGGCAATGGCCTACCGTGCCCACATCTCCCCGCGGACCTTCGCCCGACGCTTCCGGCAGGAGACCGGGACCACGCCGTTGCAATGGTTGACCGGACAGAGGGTCCTGCTCGCGCAGCACCACCTGGAGACCACGGACGACCCAGTAACCGCGATCGCCCACCGCACGGGCTTCGGTACCGTCGACAACCTCCGCCACCACTTCGCCCGACACCTCGGCACGACGCCCCAGGCATACCGGCGGGCGTTCAGAGCCCTGCCCACCAGCCGACGATCCGCGCCCCTCACAGCTTCACAACGGCCGCGCAGTACTGACTGA